A stretch of DNA from Dokdonia sp. PRO95:
CCTTTTCTAGCATCTATAAGAATAATAGACACAGAAGCATTTGACGCTCCAGTAATCATATTACGAGTGTACTCTACATGCCCAGGGCTGTCTGCTATAATATAACTTTTAGTAGGCGTCGAAAAATAAATGTGAGCTACATCAATCGTGATTCCTTGCTCACGTTCTGCCACTAATCCATCTGTTGCTAGTGAAAAGTCTAGGTAATCATACCCTAACTTTTTACTGCTTTTTTCTATAGCCTCAAGTTTATCATCAGTAAGTGATTGCGTGTCGTATAACAATCTACCTATTAAAGTACTCTTTCCATCATCTACACTTCCAGCAGTTGCCAGTTTCAATACTTCCATAATCTAAAAATAACCTTGTTGTTTACGTTTTTCCATTGCTGCCTCGCTACGTTTATCATCTATACGCGCGCCTCGTTCGGAAATACGGCTTACTTTAATTTCGTTTACTATCTGCTGTATAGTAACTGCCTCAGAAGCTACAGCTGCAGTACATGTCATATCACCTACGGTTCTAAAACGCACTACACGATCTTCTACCTCTTCATTGTCATCTCTATACACACAATCTGAAGCGCTCCATATCATCCCATCACGCTCAAATGTTTTTCTTGTATGTGAGAAGTAAATACTTGGAATTTCGATATTTTCTTGTTGTATGTAGCTCCATACATCAAGCTCTGTCCAGTTTGAGATAGGAAAAACACGCACGTTTTGTCCTAATTCTATATTACCATTAAGCAAATCGAATAATTCTGGTCGCTGGTTTTTTTCATCCCACTGTCCAAAATCATCTCGTACGGAGAAGATACGTTCTTTTGCACGTGCCTTTTCCTCATCACGACGAGCGCCACCTATACATGCATCAAACTTAAACTCCTCAATAGCATCAAGTAATGTAGTTGTTTGTAAGCTATTTCTACTAGCATACTTTCCAGTTTCTTCTGTCACTTTCCCCTGATCAATAGCATCTTGCACATTACGCACAATTAAATTAAGCCCGAGTTCCTTTACTAGATCATCTCTAAATTTGATGGTCTCTGGGAAGTTGTGACCCGTATCTACATGTAGTAATGGAAATGGTATGGCAGCTGGATAAAATGCTTTTTGGGCAAGTCTCACCAAGGTAATACTATCTTTACCTCCTGAAAATAATAATACTGGATTTTCAAACTGAGCAACTACCTCTCTAAATATATAAATGGACTCACTCTCGAGTGCATTAGTCTTTAATATCTCTTTCATATGTCTCTCTGCTTAGAGATGTAAACCACATTCTCTATGTTCTAAAACTTTTGTTGGATCATTATAATTATGTTCATTAGGCAAGTTATGATCTACTAAGTACTTGTCTAACTCACTATCTGACCAATAATAAAAAGGGCTTACTTTAAGAACGCCATCTTTGCTTAAACTTAAAATATCTAAGTTATCTCTATGTGCCGTTTGCCCCTGCCTTAAATTAGTAAACCACACATCTGGCTTATGGACTTCCATAGCTCTACGGAAAGGTTCTAATTTTACCTGCTCTGTAAACTCTTTATGACTTTCATCTGTGACAGATGGATTACCCATAACAACATCACGATGTGCACGTGTTTGTCTTGGAACATATAAATCAACAGAAAGTGCTAGTTGATTAATAACCTCTTCTGCATGACTATAGGTTTCTGGAGTATTGTAACCTGTATCACACCATACTACATTAATCTTATCAAACTCTTGAGAAACCACGTGTAAGATGGCTGCCTCATAAGGCCTGAAATTTGTTGTTATCACAGGTTTTTCAGCATGTTCTAATGCCCATTTTACAACGTCTGATGGACTTTGTGATTTTAAAGCACTATTAAATTGTGTTATTTGCTCTTGAGTAAACTTCATTATTTTCCCCATTTTATTAAATTCCAAACACGCTCATGAAAAAAATAGAGCGCCATTTTTGATACTAGTTCTACTGCCCCTATGCTCAACGCTAAGGATAGCGTACCCGTAACAAACCATGAAATAGCTATTGTATCAAGTGTCCCTATTGCTCTCCAGCTTATGGACTTCACAATACTGCGCATAGGTTTTTCTGCCGAGGCAGGAGTTTTCTCTTTAGAAGTATTTTTTGATTGTTTTAAAACAAGCGAATCGATAATCATTTCAGAATTATTTATTCCTATCGGATTACTAGGGTTAATCGGCAAATGTAAAATTATTAACTTAGGTTAACAAGAATTATTGTTGTTTTAAAGAAAAAGCTAACAAATAGGACTAAGAACTGGCAGCCGCCACAAGGTCTGCAAGCGTGTTCTTTTCTAACACAAGAAGTGTATTGTCTCGTATTTGAATCATTAGACTATGAACGGAACATGCATCCTCATCTTTACAGTCTGCACAACGTTCATAATAATTGAGAGACACACATGGTAGCATGGCAACGGGTCCTTCAAGTACTCTCATGACCTCAACCATTTTAATATCCTTAGGCTCACGTCGCAGTTGATATCCGCCTCCTTTACCTTTTCGGCTAGATACGAAACCTGCTTTTTTAAGCGTAAGCATAATACTTTCAAGAAATTTTTGAGAGATATTCTCACTTTCAGCAATCGTGCCTATTTGCACCATTGCATCTTCCCGTTGTTCACGGGCGATGTACGTTAAGGCTTTAATACCATATTTAGTTTTTCGCGAGAGCATATCTAGAACGAAAGTACTAAAAAACTCTACTTTGAAATAGGGATAATTTATAATTAAAAAATACTGGCATACACGTATTGAATATTAATTCCAAAATAATGTTATCTAATCATGAGCTTTAAAATGTTTAACGACACCGAAAAACCATAGATTATTCACACCGAAAAATTTCTACAAAATTCCCCTAACTTATTTATTACAAGTACATAAAGAACCTTTACTTTTGATAAAAGAAAAATCCCTCAACTTCCTTAAATGTTTAAAAATTTCTTTTTTTTATTCCTTTTTGCATTAACTCTCTCCCATTCTAATGCGCAAGTTGGCATAAACACTACAAATCCAGATCCGTCATCAGTTCTTGATATATCTTCGTCAAACCGAGGATTATTATTACCTAGAATGACGGCTGCAGAAAGAGATGCAATTGCAGCACCAGCAGAAGGATTATTTATTTTTAATACAGACAGTACCTGTTTCCAATTTTACAAAGCTACTGGTTGGTCTGACTGTCTTGCCGAAGCTCCCACTAACTCCTTAGATTGTACTTCTCCAGTAGCAAATGGTACTTTTGCAACAGGAATACCTCTTGCTGGAAATGGCTCCATCACCATAGATGTTCTCGTAAATGTAGTAGGACCGTACTTAATTACAACAAACACCGTTAATGGCTATAGTTTTACTGGAGCAGGTGTATTTACAAATGCGGGATTAACAAGTGTTACGCTAACTGGTGTTGGCATACCGCTTATTACTCAAACAGATACTTTCACAATATCCCTCGCTGGAAATTCCAACTTATGTACTGTAGACGTCACTACAGATTCTATACTACGCAACTGCCTAGAATATCGAAATAGCGGATCTACAACAGATGGCATATATACTATTGACACAGATGGCGCTGGTCCTCTAGCACCATACGACTGTTACTGTGATATGACAAATGACGGCGGAGGCTGGACTCTTGTCTTTAATCATAACATTGCAGGAGGATACTGGCTAAATGATACCCAAGCTAGCGAGTTCAATGTACTACTACCAGGACTTACAACATCTAAATATTCTATTTTGAGTAGACTAGATGACATTAAGAGTGACACTTCCTATGAGTTTAGAATCTACTATCCCACGCTTAATTTAAGAAACCACTGGAAACAAGATTTTGACCCTAGAAGCGGCGGAGGAACAAGTCCAGTTGCTGGTTATGTACCTATAACTCTCGATATGACTCAAAACGGTTGGGGAGGATTAGAGAGATCCGGAGGCAGTACATACCTTGACGGCTCTGTAGGTTTTGGAAATTGGTTCTATTCAATAGGCAGTAGATACTCGTGGAACGGCGGATTACCGGCAAATGGCAATGCAGTTAATGAGGTACAACTCTACATTAGGTAATTGCTTTGGTTTCAAAAATTTAGAAAATGTCAAAAACTACTTTCACCTGCATAGCTTCCTTACTTTGGTTAAGTATAAGCTTCTCTCAAATTGGCATCAACACCACAACTCCAGACCCATCTGCTGCACTAGATATTGTATCTAAAGATAAAGGAGTTTTACTCCCCTCATTGACCACTCAACAGCGTGATGCAATACCTTCACCTATAGCTGGACTCTTTATATATAATAGTGATGATAATTGTTTTCAGTATTACAAAGGAACAGCGTGGTCTACTTGTCTTGCCGAACGTGGTGAAAATAATTTAGATTGTACGTCAATAATAGTAAGTGGAAATTACATAACCGGTATTGCTCTCAACACAAACAATACCATCACTATTGATGTGTTAGTCAAAGTCATTACTCCCTACACAATAAGCACAAACACTACTAACGGATATAGTTTTAGTGCAAGCGGAATATTTCCTCATTTAGGAGTGAATTCGATCACCTTATCAGCCACTGGAATCCCTAAAGCTAATCAGACAGATACTTTTACCATCACTTTAGCTGGCAATCCAAATACATGTAATGCAACTGTTGTCGTAAATTGATAGTAACAACCAATACTAAACCTTAAAAAACAGCCGCTGCTATCTGTCTAATATTATCACTTTTACCCATTGAGTAATAATGTAACACGGGTACGCCAGCAGCTTGCAACTCCTTGCTTTGCTGTATGCACCACTCTATCCCTATCTGGCGTATGGCAGCAGTGTCTTTGGCTTTTACAACTTCCATTACTAGTGCATCTGGCACGTCTACACTAAAGCGTTGCGGAATTAAATTGAGTTGCTTCTTTGTCGCCAGCGGCTTGAGTCCTGGTATAATAGGTTTTGTGATACCCGCGGCTCTACATTTTTCTACAAAGTCGAAGTATTTCTGATTGTCAAAAAACATTTGGGTCACCACATAACAGGCCCCAGCTTCTAGCTTTTTCTTTAAAAAATGAATATCACTTTCAAGACTGGGCGCTTCTAGGTGCTTTTCTGGATATCCCGCTACTCCTATGCAAAAGTCTGTCTTTGCACTGTTCTGCAAATCTTCATCTAAGTAGGTGCCGTTGTTCAAATCAATAATTTGCTCTACGAGATCCTGCGCATAGATATTTCCGTTTTTATTGGGCTTGTAGTAAGTCTCACTCTTTACCGCATCACCACGTAAGGCCATCACATTCTCAATACCTAGAAAATCCATATCTATCAAAAAATTCTCAGTATCTTCTTTTGAAAAACCACCACACAACACGTGCGGCACTGCATCTACTTGATAGCGGTTTTGTATCGCAGCACAAATACCCACGGTACCAGGGCGTTTACGCACTACCTTTTTCTCTAGCAACCCATCCTCACGCTCCTTATAAATATATTCCTCACGGTGATAAGTTACATCTATAAAAGGCGGCTTAAATTCCATAAGCGGATCTATATTATCAAAAATGGTATTGATATTTTGCCCTTTGAGAGGTGGCAAGATTTCAAAAGAAAAATCGGTTCTCTTCGCTGCTATTGCTTCTGCTATGTGATCTCGTACTTTTGTCATAATCTACTCTGCTATATTTGGGGTGAGCCATTTTTCCGCTTTCGCGAAAGCAATATTCTTGCGGCTCGCATAGTCCTTTACTTGATCTTCTTTTATTTTACCTAAACCAAAATACCTCGCCTCAGGATGCCCGAAATAATATCCGCTCACACTTGCCGCCGGCCACATTGCCAAACTTTCGGTAAGGGTAACACCTATGGACTCTTCCACGCCAAGCAATTTCCAGATAGTCTCTTTCTCCAAATGATCTGGACAAGCGGGATAACCTGGCGCTGGACGTATTCCTTGGTATTTTTCTTTAATTAAATCTGTATTTGCTAGTGCTTCTCTAGTGGCATATCCCCAGTGTTTTGTGCGCACTTCCTTATGTAGATATTCGGCAAAGGCTTCTGCGAGTCTATCTGCAAGTGCTTTAATCATTATAGCGCTGTAATCATCTAGCGCATCTTCAAACTCTTTTGCCTTTCTGGCTGTTCCGAATCCTGCTGTAACACAAAAAGCACCCATATAATCTTGCAATCCACTATCTAGCGGAGCAATGAAATCTGATAGCGCGATATTGGGCTTGCCCGCTGCCTTTTTTGATTGTTGCCTGAGCGTTCTAAAAACCACCGAACCCTCTACTCGCTCCTGATTTACTACAATATCATCTTGGTTATTTGCATTTGCTTTGAAAAGACCAAAAGTCGCTTTGGCAGTGAGCCATTTTTCGGTAATGATTTTTTTGAGCATTTGTTGTGCATCGTCAAATAGTTCGCTGGCTTGTTTTCCTACCACCTCATCTGTCAAAATCTCTGGGTACTTACCGTGCAAATCCCAACTCCTAAAAAATGGACTCCAATCTATATAAGGCACCAGTTCGTTGAGATCTAAATGTTCAATCACCTGTACACCTAGTTCTTTTGGAGCGACAATATCCTCGGCTTTGAAATCTATTTTTAATTTATTTGCTCTCGCCTGCTCAATCGTCACATATTCCTTAATGCGTTGTCTTGAGTTAAAATTTTCGCGAAAGCGGGCGTATTCCTCTTTGAGTTTATTTTTAAAAAGAACACTTGTATCTTTCTGTAATAAATCACCCACAATAGTTGCCGCCCTGCTGGCATCGTTTACGTGCACAACGGCACTCTCATAATGCGTGTCAATTTTCACAGCGGTGTGTGCCTTGCTTGTGGTCGCACCACCTATCAAAACTGGGATTTTGATATCTTGTCTTGCTAGCTCTTTGGCTAGATAAACCATCTCATCGAGGCTAGGTGTAATTAAACCACTTAGACCTATGATGTCTGCATTTTCGGCAAGAGCGGTGGCTATGATTTTTTCTGGTGGCACCATCACACCTAGGTCTATAATTTCATAATTATTGCACGCTAGCACAACGCTCACGATGTTTTTACCTATGTCGTGCACATCTCCTTTTACGGTTGCCATTACAATTTTACCCGCACTCTGACTCGCGGCTTGGGTACCGTTTCTCAACTTCTCTTCTTCTATGTAGGGCAATAAACAAGCAACGGCTTTTTTCATCACTCTGGCAGATTTTACTACTTGAGGTAAAAACATCTTACCACTGCCAAAAAGGTCTCCCACTACATTCATACCCGTCATTAAGTGGCCTTCTATCACTTTGATAGGAGCATCTACAGCTTGTCTGGCCTCTTCTACATCTTGTAGAATATAGGCATCTATTCCTTTTACTAGTGCTCTGGTGATACGGCTCTGCACATCCTCTGTTCGCCAGGCTTCGGTTTCTTTTTGTGTAGATTCTTTTTGACCTACGGTCTCTGCAAATGTGAGTAGGCGCTCTGTTGCATCATCTCTTCTATTGAGTATTACATCTTCTACACGCTCTAGTAAATCTGCTGGAATATCATCATACACCTCCAGCAAGGCGGGATTAACGATACCCATATTCATCCCTGAATCAATAGCGTGATACAAAAACACCGAGTGCATCGCCTCGCGCACGGCATTATTTCCTCTAAAACTAAAAGACACATTGCTTACACCACCACTCACACTACAATGAGGTAAATTATTTTTTACCCATCGCGTGCTCTCTATAAAGTCTAATGCATTGCGTTTATGCTCATCCATACCCGTCGCCACAGGAAAAATATTGAGATCAAAAATGATATCTTCTGCCGGGAAGTTTACCTCATTAACTAAAATCTCGTAGCTGCGCTTTGCAATCTCAATGCGACGCTCATAAGTATCTGCCTGACCTACTTCGTCAAATGCCATTACAATCACAGCGGCACCATAACGTTTGATTGCCTTTGCTTGTTGTATAAAAATGGCTGCTCCTTCTTTTAAAGAAATAGAGTTTACAACACATTTACCTTGTACTACTTGCAAGCCAGCCTCTATAATCTCCCATTTTGAACTATCTATCATAATGGGCACTCTCGCGATATCTGGCTCTGCAATCACAAGATTTAAAAAGGTAACCATCGCCTCCTTGCCATCTATGAGACCGTCATCCATATTAATATCGATGATCTGCGCACCGTTTTCTACTTGATCTCTAGCGACAGAAAGTGCTTCTTCAAATTGTCGTTCTTTAATGAGTCTCAAGAACTTTCTTGACCCCGCGACATTAGTACGTTCTCCTACATTTATAAAATTACTTTCTGGCGTAATCACTAAAGGCTCAAGACCAGAAAGTCGCATATATCTAGGAGTCACATTCATTATAGCTTACATTTTCTAGGGGTTACATTGGCTACTAGTTGAGCAATGGCTTTAATGTGTGCAGGTGTGGTGCCACAGCAGCCACCCACAATATTTACAAGGTTTTTATCTATGTATTTTTTAATCTGCGTTGCCATTTGCTCTGGTGTTTCATCATACTCCCCAAAGGCATTAGGCAATCCCGCATTAGGATGTGCAGAAACACCCACCTCTGTTTTACTTGCTATGGCTTCTAGATGTGGCTGCAGCTGACTAGCACCTAGCGCACAGTTAAAACCAACAGACAACAGCGGAATATGAGATACTGAAATTAAAAATGCCTCTGCCGTTTGCCCAGAAAGCGTTCTACCAGAGGCGTCTGTTATGGTGCCAGAAATCATTACTGGCGTGTCTACCCCTCGCTCCTCTTTTACCTGATCTATCGCAAAGAGCGCAGCCTTTGCATTGAGCGTGTCAAACACAGTTTCTACCAGCAGCAAATCCACACCACCGTCTAGCAAGGCTTCTACTTGCTGCTTATAAGCAACTCTAAGTTCTTCAAAACTCACCGCACGATAACCCGGGTCATTTACATCTGGCGACATACTCGCTGTCTTGTTTGTAGGGCCTATGCTCCCTGCTACAAATCGTGGTTTGTGAGGTTCTTTTGTGGTTATGGATTGAGCGACATTTTTGGCAATTTTCGCGGAAGCGTAATTCAAATCATACACATACTCCTCCATCTCATAATCTGCCATTGCGATGGTGGTACTCGAGAAGGTATTAGTCTCCACAATATCTGCTCCCGCTTCAAAATACTTGCGGTGCACCTCTGCAATTGCGGCAGGCTGCGTGAGTGACAGTAAATCATTATTACCTTTTACAGACCGATGAAAATCTTTAAAGCGCTCTCCTCTAAAATCTTCTTCACTAAAGTTATATGCCTGTAGCATCGTTCCCATCGCACCATCTAGCACGAGGATACGCTCCTTTAGTGCGTTTGTAATTGCCGTGCTCATAACTAATTAAGGCTTGTCGTGATTTTTAAAATATCAGTCAGCACGCCTCTTGCCGTCACTGCCTTTCCTGCGCCAGCTCCTTGTATCACAAGTGGGTGGTCGCCGTAGGAGTCTGTATAAATTTCAAAAACGGCATCTGCACCTTGCGTTTGCCCCAGTGCTGTGTGCTTAGACTCTTGCACTAGTTTTACTTCAAGCTGTTGTGTTTTTAAATCTAACTCACCTACGTGTCTCAACACTTCATTTGCTCCTAGTTGGGATTTACTTTTCTCAAAAATGGCATCAAGGGTTTTTACGCTTTCGCGAAACTGAGGTAAGGTAGTGGTACCATTTAAAGCTTTAGGCACTAGTGATTGTACTTTTACATCGTCAAACTCTTTTGTGAGTCCTACCTCTCTCCCTAAAATCAAGAGCTTGCGTGCCACGTCTTTACCAGATAGATCTTCTCTAGCATCTGGCTCAGTGAGTCCCAACGCATCTGCCTCAAGTAATATGTCTGAAAAACTCTTATCCTCTGCCGAAAAGGTGTTAAACAAATAACTAAGAGAGCCAGAAAATACACCTCGTACCTTATGTATTTCTTCACCACTATCGTATAAACTTTTTATGGTCTCAATGATAGGCAGTCCTGCTCCTACGTTTGTTTCGTATAAGAACTTCTTGTTGTGCTGTTTTAAGGATTTACGCAGGGTTTTATAAAAATCATACGAGCGTGTGTTTGCAATTTTATTTGCCGTTACAATATGAAATCCATTTTCGACGAGAGCTACATAGTTTTCTACAAACTGCTGACTCGCAGTTACATCTACCGCGATAAACGAGCTTTTATCATCGTGATTTGACTCTTGTTGTTGTTTTAATTTTTTCGCGTAAGCGTAAATATCATCAAGTGTGTATGGATGTGCCTGGTTCTCAAAATCTGCACTCCAGCTGCCTGTCGTCTCATTTTGAAATAATGCCAGTGTAGAGTTTGCAATACAAAAAATGTTAAGTTGCTTACTAGAAGACTTTTTATTAAAATCTGTAATCTGTGTGATGAGCGTGCTCCCCACATTACCTATACCAAAAATGGCGATGTTTATTTGTGACATAATTGTGTTGAAAAAATGGGTTTTACAAAGCTTGATAACTGCTCATATTCTATTAAAAAGGCATCGTGACCGTGTATGGATTTAATCTCATCATAGGTAGATGAGACACCCATCTCTTGTAATTGCAAGTGGGTCTCATACATCTCATCTGCTAGAAAAAGTCCATCTGTATCTATAGCTACTTGATGCACGGTACCGGTAAAGTCACACAGGGACTCTTTAAAATCTTTGCTTCCTTGTGTAATATCTGCACTAAGCAATAACTGATTCATAAGCCTATATGCCGATAGCGAAAATCGTTCTGAGAGCTTTATGCCGTGGTGATTAAGCCAGCTTTGTGTATTATATAATTGCTCATCGCGCTTACTGCGATTAAACTTCTCTTTAAAAGAAGCTGGTGTGCGATAAAAGGTCATTGCGTGCATACGCGCATCTGCTACGGGCTGGCTAGAATGGGTAAGAAAGCTGTCTTGTATGTGACATTGTGCTATCACCCAGTCTGTCGCTTTCCAGTCTGTCGCAATGGGTATTAAATGTTTTATAAGCTGCGGCTGTTGGCTTGCGAGTTCCCAGGCTATCTGCCCTCCTAAGGAACCACCTACAACGGCAAAAAGTGATGTTATGTTAAGATGCTGTAGCACCTCCCCGTGTATGCGTGCGATGTCATAATTTGTAAACTCTTTATAAGCTGTAATGCGCTGCGTGCTTGCGTGGCCATTACCTGGTATATCTATAGATAGTATGGTGTAGCAACCTGTATCTATAGCTTTTTCTTTACCTATCAAATCACTCCACCAGCCCTTATTACCGGTTATGGTAGAGTTACCCGTGAGCGCGTGATTAACCAGTACTACAGGTGCCGTACCTAGTACCTGACCCGCCAGCTGGTATGACACTTCGAGATCACAATGATAACCAGAACGTGTGGTAAAAGATGATATGGATACTATGTTAAGCATATGTATTGCAGTTTAAGATGGGGTGAAAGGCTACTTATTGTAAAAAAGCTCCAACTAGCTCTGGCAAAAAAGCTAGCTGGAGCATCACAATTAATTACACTAAAACAGTTTTATCTACGCGCGCAAAAGCCGCTACGAGATCTTCTTTAAGATCTTCTATATTCTCAAGACCTACAGAAAGACGCACGAGATCTTTAGTCACTCCAGTTGCCTCTTGCTCTTGGTCTGAGAGTTGCTGGTGTGTGGTACTCGCTGGGTGTATAATGAGTGATTTACTATCACCTATATTTGCGAGTAGTGAGAAAAGCTTAGTCTCGTTTGCAATAGTTTTTGCACTTTCAAAACCACCTTTTATACCAAAGGTGACAATCCCACTCTGTCCCTTAGGCAAGTATTGCTTTGCAAGATCATTGTACTTACTTGACTCAAGGCCTGGGTAGTTTACCCACGCCACCTCATCACGAGTTTCTAGCCACTGCGCAAGTGCAAGTGCATTTTGCGAGTGCTTTTGCAATCTAATTTCTAGTGTTTCTAGCCCTTGTAATATTTGGAATGCATTAAATGGGCTCAACGCCGCACCGTGATCTCTCAATCCTTCTATGCGCACCTTTGCAATAAACGCTGCCTCTGCTAGTGCATCGTGGTACACTAAGCCGTGGTAACCTGCAGAAGGCTCTGTAAACTCAGGAAATTTACCATTACTCCAATCAAATTTTCCTGCATCTATGATTACTCCACCTAGTGCGGTACCATTACCGTTTATGTATTTTGTAAGAGAGTGAATCACGATATCTGCCCCGTGCTCAATTGGGTTAAGAAGCGCTGGAGTTGCCACTGTGTTATCTACAATGAAAGGCACTTTGTGCGCTTTCGCGAAAGCGGAAATACCTTTTAAATCTAATACATCCAGCTTAGGATTACCTAGTGACTCCACAAAGAAGGCACGGGTATTTTCTTGTGCTGCGTTTTTAAAATTTTCTGGATCTGAAGGATCTACAAAAGTGGTTGTAATCCCAAAACGAGGAAGCGTCACACTTAGTAAATTATACGTTCCTCCATAGAGACTACTTGAGGCTACTACGTGGTCCCCTTGCTTTAACAGTGTAAGTAGCGTGGTGTTAATTGCCGCAGTACCAGATGCGGTTACTACAGCTGCCAGCCCTCCTTCTATCTCTGTGAGGCGCTTCTCTAGCACATCATTTGTAGGATTATTAAGACGTGTGTAGATAAAACCTGGCTCAGAGAGGTTAAAAAGGTTTGCTGCGTGGTCTGCATCATTAAAAACGTAGGCAGTGCTC
This window harbors:
- the cysD gene encoding sulfate adenylyltransferase subunit CysD, with translation MKEILKTNALESESIYIFREVVAQFENPVLLFSGGKDSITLVRLAQKAFYPAAIPFPLLHVDTGHNFPETIKFRDDLVKELGLNLIVRNVQDAIDQGKVTEETGKYASRNSLQTTTLLDAIEEFKFDACIGGARRDEEKARAKERIFSVRDDFGQWDEKNQRPELFDLLNGNIELGQNVRVFPISNWTELDVWSYIQQENIEIPSIYFSHTRKTFERDGMIWSASDCVYRDDNEEVEDRVVRFRTVGDMTCTAAVASEAVTIQQIVNEIKVSRISERGARIDDKRSEAAMEKRKQQGYF
- a CDS encoding phosphoadenosine phosphosulfate reductase family protein, with the translated sequence MKFTQEQITQFNSALKSQSPSDVVKWALEHAEKPVITTNFRPYEAAILHVVSQEFDKINVVWCDTGYNTPETYSHAEEVINQLALSVDLYVPRQTRAHRDVVMGNPSVTDESHKEFTEQVKLEPFRRAMEVHKPDVWFTNLRQGQTAHRDNLDILSLSKDGVLKVSPFYYWSDSELDKYLVDHNLPNEHNYNDPTKVLEHRECGLHL
- a CDS encoding DUF2061 domain-containing protein, with the protein product MIIDSLVLKQSKNTSKEKTPASAEKPMRSIVKSISWRAIGTLDTIAISWFVTGTLSLALSIGAVELVSKMALYFFHERVWNLIKWGK
- a CDS encoding Rrf2 family transcriptional regulator — protein: MLSRKTKYGIKALTYIAREQREDAMVQIGTIAESENISQKFLESIMLTLKKAGFVSSRKGKGGGYQLRREPKDIKMVEVMRVLEGPVAMLPCVSLNYYERCADCKDEDACSVHSLMIQIRDNTLLVLEKNTLADLVAAASS
- a CDS encoding fibrinogen-like YCDxxxxGGGW domain-containing protein, which gives rise to MFKNFFFLFLFALTLSHSNAQVGINTTNPDPSSVLDISSSNRGLLLPRMTAAERDAIAAPAEGLFIFNTDSTCFQFYKATGWSDCLAEAPTNSLDCTSPVANGTFATGIPLAGNGSITIDVLVNVVGPYLITTNTVNGYSFTGAGVFTNAGLTSVTLTGVGIPLITQTDTFTISLAGNSNLCTVDVTTDSILRNCLEYRNSGSTTDGIYTIDTDGAGPLAPYDCYCDMTNDGGGWTLVFNHNIAGGYWLNDTQASEFNVLLPGLTTSKYSILSRLDDIKSDTSYEFRIYYPTLNLRNHWKQDFDPRSGGGTSPVAGYVPITLDMTQNGWGGLERSGGSTYLDGSVGFGNWFYSIGSRYSWNGGLPANGNAVNEVQLYIR
- the metF gene encoding methylenetetrahydrofolate reductase [NAD(P)H]; translated protein: MTKVRDHIAEAIAAKRTDFSFEILPPLKGQNINTIFDNIDPLMEFKPPFIDVTYHREEYIYKEREDGLLEKKVVRKRPGTVGICAAIQNRYQVDAVPHVLCGGFSKEDTENFLIDMDFLGIENVMALRGDAVKSETYYKPNKNGNIYAQDLVEQIIDLNNGTYLDEDLQNSAKTDFCIGVAGYPEKHLEAPSLESDIHFLKKKLEAGACYVVTQMFFDNQKYFDFVEKCRAAGITKPIIPGLKPLATKKQLNLIPQRFSVDVPDALVMEVVKAKDTAAIRQIGIEWCIQQSKELQAAGVPVLHYYSMGKSDNIRQIAAAVF
- the metH gene encoding methionine synthase, with amino-acid sequence MNVTPRYMRLSGLEPLVITPESNFINVGERTNVAGSRKFLRLIKERQFEEALSVARDQVENGAQIIDINMDDGLIDGKEAMVTFLNLVIAEPDIARVPIMIDSSKWEIIEAGLQVVQGKCVVNSISLKEGAAIFIQQAKAIKRYGAAVIVMAFDEVGQADTYERRIEIAKRSYEILVNEVNFPAEDIIFDLNIFPVATGMDEHKRNALDFIESTRWVKNNLPHCSVSGGVSNVSFSFRGNNAVREAMHSVFLYHAIDSGMNMGIVNPALLEVYDDIPADLLERVEDVILNRRDDATERLLTFAETVGQKESTQKETEAWRTEDVQSRITRALVKGIDAYILQDVEEARQAVDAPIKVIEGHLMTGMNVVGDLFGSGKMFLPQVVKSARVMKKAVACLLPYIEEEKLRNGTQAASQSAGKIVMATVKGDVHDIGKNIVSVVLACNNYEIIDLGVMVPPEKIIATALAENADIIGLSGLITPSLDEMVYLAKELARQDIKIPVLIGGATTSKAHTAVKIDTHYESAVVHVNDASRAATIVGDLLQKDTSVLFKNKLKEEYARFRENFNSRQRIKEYVTIEQARANKLKIDFKAEDIVAPKELGVQVIEHLDLNELVPYIDWSPFFRSWDLHGKYPEILTDEVVGKQASELFDDAQQMLKKIITEKWLTAKATFGLFKANANNQDDIVVNQERVEGSVVFRTLRQQSKKAAGKPNIALSDFIAPLDSGLQDYMGAFCVTAGFGTARKAKEFEDALDDYSAIMIKALADRLAEAFAEYLHKEVRTKHWGYATREALANTDLIKEKYQGIRPAPGYPACPDHLEKETIWKLLGVEESIGVTLTESLAMWPAASVSGYYFGHPEARYFGLGKIKEDQVKDYASRKNIAFAKAEKWLTPNIAE
- a CDS encoding homocysteine S-methyltransferase family protein gives rise to the protein MSTAITNALKERILVLDGAMGTMLQAYNFSEEDFRGERFKDFHRSVKGNNDLLSLTQPAAIAEVHRKYFEAGADIVETNTFSSTTIAMADYEMEEYVYDLNYASAKIAKNVAQSITTKEPHKPRFVAGSIGPTNKTASMSPDVNDPGYRAVSFEELRVAYKQQVEALLDGGVDLLLVETVFDTLNAKAALFAIDQVKEERGVDTPVMISGTITDASGRTLSGQTAEAFLISVSHIPLLSVGFNCALGASQLQPHLEAIASKTEVGVSAHPNAGLPNAFGEYDETPEQMATQIKKYIDKNLVNIVGGCCGTTPAHIKAIAQLVANVTPRKCKL